The sequence GAATTAATTCCAATCACCGTACCAAGTAATCCAAGAAGCATAGAAAGAGAGGCAATTGTCGGTAACCAATGAATGGTTCTTTCCAAAGGAGAAAAGAATAATTCTAGTTCTTCGTCCGTTGGTTCTTTGGGAAAAAGTAAAACACGAAAATCAGAATCCTCTAGTTTTCGAAGTCCCAAGACAATTCGAAAGAAAAAATAGAAGGAAGTCAGTGAAAAACAAAAAAGAAGAATAAAAATCAAAATTGCGGGAATTGAAAATGTCCAATTCATGGATGTATCGACCTCTATGAACCAATACCAACTCCCATCCCAAGAAAAGAAACCGGAATATGTAAGAACCAATTTTGATGGAATCGCGAAGGCTTATGATCGATTCAATGATTGGAATAGCTTTTTTCTCCATAGGATTTGGAAAGATTGGGTGGTGAGAGAGGCTCGGAAAAGCGTACCTTCTGCCAAATCCGCCCTCGACCTTTGTTGTGGGACAGGAGACATTACCCTTCGGCTTTCTAAAGACCCAAACTTAAACCGAGTGGTAGGCCTTGATTTTTCAGAGAAAATGTTGTCCTTTGCCATCCGTAAGATTCCCAATAACCCCAAAGTCGAACTCCTCATCGGCGATGCGATGAATCTAAAACAGTTTGCCGACGGTAGTTTTGATATTGTGACCATGGGATTTGGCCTTCGTAATGTGTCTGACTTACGAAAATGTCTTTTGGAAATCAAACGAGTATTAAAGAAAGATGGAGTTTTTGTGAATTTGGATGTGGGACGTGTGAGACCAAAATTCTTAAAATTCTTTGCCGATTTTTATTTCTTCAAAATGGTTCCTCTTTTTGGGTATTTGCTCTACGGAAAGGAAAATGAGATGTTTGACTACCTCCCGCATTCCTCAAAGGTCTATCCCGACCAAGAAACCCTATCAGCCATTCTCACAGAACTTGGATTCCGAAACGTCAGGTTCCAGAACTTTGTATTTGGTAATGCCGTTGCCCACGTAGCGACTAACTAATATTAAATAAAACAAATCAGATTTATGTCTGATTTGTTTGGGAAATCGTTCTTTTTTTTGATCGGTGCCCGTACATCTCCCCAAAAATCCAATGGATTTCCCTAAATTTCATGAAATCTGCGTTGTATTTTTAGCGATTTTGTCGTTTAATTCCCTATGCAGGTAGGAAATCTCAACATGAAACGATGGTTCGTTCTTTTCACAATTCCCCTTATATTATTGGACTGCTCCAATAAAAAGAAAGGTTTATTACTTCTCCCATTTTTAGGTCTAGGAGATGGAAGCACTCAGCAAGCTGCTACATCTTCAGCCAATACCGGTGATGGCACATTCACAGTGGTTGGATTAGAAACCACTGACCCAAACCAAGTCACTCCTCCCACAGAAACAACAGGTGGTGCTACGACTGGTGACCAAACCACAACAAGTCCTGGGACTCCTGTTGCGACTACCCCAACTCCCGCACCAACGACCGTAAACAATGAAACAACTGTCGTTGTTGTAGACCAAACCAATAACGGTGGGGATTTTAATTTTGAAACCAACGTAACAGTTCCCGTCACTGTCGTGATCGAAAACGAAGCAGGTCCCGTGGCAAACGCACCTGTAACAGTGACTGAAACAACAACTACGGGAGAGCCAAATGTTGTAGGAACGGGAACCACTGATTCCAATGGTTCTGTTACCATTCCTATCAGTGTGCCACCAACTGTGACCACAGTGGAAGTGAGTGTGATTGGGGTGAATCCGACAACAGGAGAAGTGGTTGAAATTACAGGTTCTGCTCCCATCCAACAACCTTCTACAGGTTCCGGATCAGAAGGATCAGGAACAGTTGTCGTAGCTCCAGTTGTCAATGTTGATACAACTAACTTCCAACCAGTGAATGGTTGTGTGCAAGCTGTTGACTCTGATTGTGACGGTGTTGCCAATTCTTATGATGAATTCCCAGACGATCCAAGCCTTGCAACAACAGCACGTTCCGGTCGATACACAATTGCTTTCGAAGATATGTATCCTTCTGCAGGAGATGCAGATTTAAATGACCATTCAACTGTATTCAGCACAGAGATGGACAAAACACCAACAAACAAAGTAAAGACGATTCGTGGAACTTACACCCATGTAGCAAAAGGTGCAGGATACAATCATGAATTAAGACTTTCTTTGGATGTCCCAACCAATGCAACTGTACAAGTGAATTATATTGATGGAAGTGGCCAACCATGGAATGGTTGTGTTTCTGCTTCCAAATACACTGCCAATGCAGTGGGAGATTGTACTGGTGGAACTTTAAATACAGCACAGCTCAAACGAGGGATTCTAATTCTTCCAAGTTCTGACAAAACTTTGTTTGGCAAAAAGAACGCTCCAAGTGCAGGAACTACGTTTACAATCAATGATTTTGTTCGTGGTGTCACTGCTCAGGTGACGATTACCTTTGAAGAACCAGTGGATTTAAACGCGACGAAAAACCTTGTAGGTGGTCACCTCAACTACTTCCTTGCCATCAACCAAAAGACAGATGGAGTTTACCGACAAATTTATCGCCCTGGTTACTTCACAAATAGTGCAGGAAAAGATTCTTTCTTAGACAGTAAGGGGTTTCCATGGGCTATCATTGTTCCAGGAATCTTCAACCACCCTACAGAAGGGGCCGACATTCGTAAGCCATCGACTTCGGGTTATATCTTCTTTAACTCTTGGATGAATTCTAATGGAGTGGCTCATAAAGATTGGTATTTACATGTAGACCAAATCCCAGCACCTAACCGCCCATCGTATGTGGTTCGAGTTAGCGATTTTTATGCTGACAATGGATTTTCTGCCTATCTAATCAAAGCAGTACGCAAAAATGCTCTAGAAGTTTCGGCAAGTTTGATTGTCGTGGGAGCTGCCCTCGGGTTCCTCATGAAAAAACGATTGCAAAAAAAACAAGCAGCTTAACTTAACAGACTAACCTGCTTACAAAAGAAATCCTTCCTTCATTCTATGGGGGAAGGATTTTTTGTTTTATGGCCTCAGTCCTTCGGTTTGCAACCAATGAATATTTTCTTTCAGGGAACTTTGATTCTGACTTAAAATCCCAAAATCCAATCCTCATCGATCCCCTTTGGAAAGGAACCAAACTAGAAGCACCTTTACACCATTTCCCCCTTCCCACTTTGGACTCACCAAATTCTTTTTGTATTCTCACATCGGGATCCACTGGGCTTCCGAAAATGGTTTGGAAAAAATGGGGAGAAATTGAAAACGAAATCTCATATTGGACAATGTTGCCGGAAATCCAAAGACTATTTACTAATGCAGACAAAGTGCAAGTACAGGTCCCACTTTGCCATTTGTATGGACTGCTTTGGGGATTTTTAATCCCCAAACGATTGGGGGTTTTGGTCGAAGGAAATCCAAATCCAGAAGGCGGAGATTTATGGATCACTTCAGCCCCACAACTGCAGAAGGCTTTCCATTCTGAGAAAAAACTTCCTCTTCATGCAATCGTTTCAGGAATGAAATTCCCTGTGCCACTTGCTCGTTCCCTAAGGGATCTAGGTGGGATCTCAATCACAGAAATCTATGGAGCAACAGAAACTGGGGCAATTGGGTTTCGAGACCCACTACGACAAAATAGATTCCAAATCCTTTCGAGTATTGAAACAAAATTTCGATCCGTAGAAGGTATGGCAGAAACAGAATTACAAATGAAAAGTCCCTTTTTATCACATACATCCTTTCTTTTGAAAGAGGAAGGTTGGGAAGAACAAATCATACCACCTAGCGAATATTACTCGACAAATGATTTAGGAAACTTCTCTGATTTAGGATGGTATCTTTTCGGTAGAAAAGATCGAATCATCAAACACAATGGAAAACGAGTTTCTTTGGACCAGATTGAATCAGAAATTTTAGGTTTAGGAATGGAAGGCGAATTTATTTCTGTCCCGGTTTCTGATGAATTAGGAGAAATCATTGGCCTTTTCTCTTCATCGATCTTATCGGATGTGGAAATATTACGAATCTTACAAAAAGAATTACCAGCAAGCCATCTCCCTCGTGTGATTTTAAAAAATCCCGAAATCCCAAAATTACCCAACGGAAAACCAGATTATTTAACCATCACCAAACTTTGCACCGAAAAATACCGATCCAAACAAAACCAAAGGGAGGAAAGAACACCCCAAAAAAATCTAGGATCAAACTGAAGATATTTTCTGTGTTTTTCATTTTTTCTTTTTTGGATGGATAAGAAAACGTAGACCGATCGTTCTATATTTTAAATTCTTGTCATTATGAGACACAGAGAAATTCTTTTAGAATACAAAGTTCATCCTTTATGGCAGTTTTTAGAACAGACTTATGGTTTTGAACAAGCATTTCGCATGTTCAAACCGTATGAAGGTGCCAATATTCTACCCAGACTCGTAGACAAAAACACCATGATTGTGACTATGCCTCTGATTCTATCCAACACGAATTATGTGGGGACTCATTTTGGTGGATCGTTATATTCCATGTGTGATCCGTTCTTTATGTTTTTATTAATGATGAATCTTGGAAAAGATTATATGGTTTGGGACAAAGGGGCAAAAATTGATTTTGTAAAACCGGGAGAAGGTACAGTCACCGCAACCTTCCATATTCCAAATAACGAATTTGAAGATTTAAAAGAACTTTTGAAAAAAGAGAAAAAAACCATTCGAACCTATGAGACAGAAGTTGTTGGCGAAGATGGGAAAACCGTCGCCAAAATCACTAAGGATTTATATATCCGAAGATTGATTTAAGTTTTAAAACTGGATTCGATTGTTTCCGTCAAAACTGGATCGGGGCAATCGAAATTCCAATCGGGACCTTGACTTCAGGCGGATATAGGATGCACCTTTAGGACATTCTCCTGACCAAATATAACCTTGGTTGGTTTCAGTAAATAACTCTTGTTTAATGATAACTCTGTCTGAATTCAAAAATAGAATTTCGACTACTAAACTTTTACTTTTTGTTTCTAACAAAATCCTTCCCGCTCGGGAAGGACCAAATTCGGACAGTTTCCATTCCCAAACTTTCCCATGAAATTCATATTCATAGTTAGGCGACCTAGGAGGAATCGTTACAGCTGATTGGTACTCTCCTAATTGGGTTTTTCGAAATTCTGATCCAATTCCCAAATCCCAAAATTTCCCTGAATAAAATAATGCATAATTGAGTGGAAGGCCTACCGAAAGGATTAATAACAAGGGAGAAAACCAAATCGTTTTTCTAAGTTTGTCAAAAGATGGGGAAAATCCAGATCCCTTTTCACCTAGTAGGATTAAGTAAAAACAGAGAAACGCCCCGTCTGAGTTTTGGATTTGTACACCGAAAAATAGCGGAATGATGAGTAACAAACTTTGTTTCCATAACCCACGTTCCCATAAAAAAACACCGATATAAAACAAAAAAACAAAGGTTCCAAAAATTCCCAAATCATGGATAAGCCATAAATAGAAGTTAGGTGGGAAATCGATCATCCCGTTGGAAGTTCTGGTTCCAACCCGTAGAGGGTCAAGTAAACCAAGTGGAAAAGAACCAATTCCATTCCCCAACCACAGATTGTTTTTGATTCCTTCCGTACAAATGGTAAGAAGTTCCGCACGAACTAAATCCATTCGTTTTAAAGCCAAATATGGTTCCGTTTTCCAAACCGATATGGCCTCCATAGAACGTTTGGATAATTCAACCAAATCCCAATCTTTTTTTAGAAAACTTAATCCATATAGAATAAGGAAAAAAAACAAAGGAAGAAGGAAGTAAGAACCGATCCTTATGATTCTTTTTTTTGTGATAGAAACGATCCACAAATCAGTTGTTAAATGAATAACACCAACAGCATTACAAATAATCCATATCACCCAAAACGCTTTTCCTTGTTTCAGACCAAGCCAAGTCACAAAAAGAAAAGATAAAATGGCAAGGACCAAACTAAATCTTTCTTTAGATTGTCTCCAAATGCTGATGAGTTTGGAAATCCAAAGAAGAGATAGAATTGGAAGGATCCAGGAAGCTGATCCAGAGTCTTGCAAAAGTCCAGTTGTACGGCCTACTTTTACACTTTCCAGAGTTCCTTCTGAGAAAAACTCCAAACTCCAAACGGATTGGATACATATTACTAGTAAGTTGATACCAAAACCTAAAAAAATTCCAAACCGCAATTGTTCCGACAAACTATCCTTAGATGGTGTTGGCATGGATCTTTCTTCCGAAAATAGATACAAAACCACAAAGGCAGTGGGAATTAAAATTTTACAAGAAAGCCCCATTGCTTCCCGAGAGGAAAGAGAAGGAAAATACAAATACTCTTGGATCCCAAGTCCAGAGACCAAACCCAATCCCTGGTATTGGAAAAGGCAAAGCATAACAAGAAAAAACAAAAAAATAATAAATCCAAAGTAAGTAGAATACCAAATGGGCAGATTGGA is a genomic window of Leptospira bourretii containing:
- a CDS encoding MotA/TolQ/ExbB proton channel family protein translates to MNWTFSIPAILIFILLFCFSLTSFYFFFRIVLGLRKLEDSDFRVLLFPKEPTDEELELFFSPLERTIHWLPTIASLSMLLGLLGTVIGINSAFGAMESQGKVSLEVLAGGIKDALNTTIAGLLVAIPSLYFHRFAENKIRYISELLVKDFSKK
- a CDS encoding ubiquinone/menaquinone biosynthesis methyltransferase; protein product: MNQYQLPSQEKKPEYVRTNFDGIAKAYDRFNDWNSFFLHRIWKDWVVREARKSVPSAKSALDLCCGTGDITLRLSKDPNLNRVVGLDFSEKMLSFAIRKIPNNPKVELLIGDAMNLKQFADGSFDIVTMGFGLRNVSDLRKCLLEIKRVLKKDGVFVNLDVGRVRPKFLKFFADFYFFKMVPLFGYLLYGKENEMFDYLPHSSKVYPDQETLSAILTELGFRNVRFQNFVFGNAVAHVATN
- a CDS encoding LruC domain-containing protein, which gives rise to MKRWFVLFTIPLILLDCSNKKKGLLLLPFLGLGDGSTQQAATSSANTGDGTFTVVGLETTDPNQVTPPTETTGGATTGDQTTTSPGTPVATTPTPAPTTVNNETTVVVVDQTNNGGDFNFETNVTVPVTVVIENEAGPVANAPVTVTETTTTGEPNVVGTGTTDSNGSVTIPISVPPTVTTVEVSVIGVNPTTGEVVEITGSAPIQQPSTGSGSEGSGTVVVAPVVNVDTTNFQPVNGCVQAVDSDCDGVANSYDEFPDDPSLATTARSGRYTIAFEDMYPSAGDADLNDHSTVFSTEMDKTPTNKVKTIRGTYTHVAKGAGYNHELRLSLDVPTNATVQVNYIDGSGQPWNGCVSASKYTANAVGDCTGGTLNTAQLKRGILILPSSDKTLFGKKNAPSAGTTFTINDFVRGVTAQVTITFEEPVDLNATKNLVGGHLNYFLAINQKTDGVYRQIYRPGYFTNSAGKDSFLDSKGFPWAIIVPGIFNHPTEGADIRKPSTSGYIFFNSWMNSNGVAHKDWYLHVDQIPAPNRPSYVVRVSDFYADNGFSAYLIKAVRKNALEVSASLIVVGAALGFLMKKRLQKKQAA
- a CDS encoding AMP-binding protein yields the protein MASVLRFATNEYFLSGNFDSDLKSQNPILIDPLWKGTKLEAPLHHFPLPTLDSPNSFCILTSGSTGLPKMVWKKWGEIENEISYWTMLPEIQRLFTNADKVQVQVPLCHLYGLLWGFLIPKRLGVLVEGNPNPEGGDLWITSAPQLQKAFHSEKKLPLHAIVSGMKFPVPLARSLRDLGGISITEIYGATETGAIGFRDPLRQNRFQILSSIETKFRSVEGMAETELQMKSPFLSHTSFLLKEEGWEEQIIPPSEYYSTNDLGNFSDLGWYLFGRKDRIIKHNGKRVSLDQIESEILGLGMEGEFISVPVSDELGEIIGLFSSSILSDVEILRILQKELPASHLPRVILKNPEIPKLPNGKPDYLTITKLCTEKYRSKQNQREERTPQKNLGSN
- a CDS encoding YiiD C-terminal domain-containing protein, coding for MRHREILLEYKVHPLWQFLEQTYGFEQAFRMFKPYEGANILPRLVDKNTMIVTMPLILSNTNYVGTHFGGSLYSMCDPFFMFLLMMNLGKDYMVWDKGAKIDFVKPGEGTVTATFHIPNNEFEDLKELLKKEKKTIRTYETEVVGEDGKTVAKITKDLYIRRLI